The Naumovozyma dairenensis CBS 421 chromosome 1, complete genome genomic interval AGTAATCAGTTAAGTGAGTTaagaattattatgaagtttACCAGGTTCGAAGTAATGACCCAAACTACGTTATGCACCATACATATTTGTAGCTGCATaacgtttattgaattataagtgaatatcgtttgttgaattaagtcGAATGCCATGCAagtgttatcttattattatcaagaacGTTTTGATTGCAGCCACGTCTACGGTTTCGGCTGGCCATGCGTACAAGAGTTATGTATTGGGTCGGTTAAGTTGTATGGTTTTGCTGAGTGTTTACTCAGGCGTTCTGGATTAGTCTCTCCTTATCAAACCTACAAATATTAGAGTGTCCTGCGGAGCACCTAGTCGAAAAGACTTTGAGAGCTGAGTTCATGATTATGAGTTCTTGTTTTATGCATGCATGACTTCAGCgagatattatatgaacttctagaatttatttgacttaCTAAGCtattactttattaacattatccTAAGCCACAGTTGTGTTAAACAACTAATTGTGTGCCTGTTTTAAGAAGTTCCTActaactttattttattttattttattttattttattttattttattttattttattttatttttttaccAATCCAGTGAATTACGGTGGAGCAGAGAAGTTTAAAGTATATTGAGGTCCGACATGAAACAAACCTAAAACGACACTTATTATCCAAGTTACCTAATATATCTAGTAAGAAAGGCTATTGAGAAAGGAAAAGTTATCGACACGTAGTTAGAAACgttgaagaaaatgtaTTTTGGGAAGATCATGAATGGACTGAAAGTTGAACCTGAATTAGAAGTATTTCAGTtagttatatatatctctttattagttgttgtttatactatataaagAGAGCAAACCGAATCATCTATTCTGCTAGAATCCTAAATTCTACTCTCTACCTTTAAGaagttttgattttgatctATTATCCAACCCATATTTTACATTTCCATTATGGAGAGAGATATGTATACGACCCTAATCCTCCTCTAGGATTCTATAGGCCATAGCAGAAGGCTAATTTGAATTACAAAGTAGATATATTACCTCAGATAATGTCATCAGTCCTGTCACAGTTCTCCGCTGCTTTTTAACTGATTCCGAACTAATTAtcatgataatattgaattcgTAATTTGTTAGAAGAACTCCagatttattgaagaaggGATGATATATGAATTGTTCATAGaatttaattatataagaGTGTGTCTATAATAGTATAAAAATAGATAGTAGATTGATACTGGTATTTTGTGTTAGTGAATCAATGGCAGAAAATAAAGGTCGACTCCTTACAGTTGTTATATTTAGAGATTACCAGGTCAGTACATCCTGATCCACCATCTTATAAGTTCCCTCTTTGCTATACCATACTTTCTCTAATCTATTTAAATTATGTTCCGTTAACCTTTGGAATTTTTTACCGTTCAGATCATAATATTTCCTAACAACATCTCTCGTCTCTTCATCTATAGCGTTAAGACCGGCAATTAAGACAGCAAAATTACAATAACATGTTCTCGAATTATGTGGAGGTGCTTCACTATCTAAAAAGctgaaaaatgataaaagtCTTTTAACTACTTGCTGTACTATTGGAGATTCTTTTGGTATCCCCAAAAGCTTCAAAAGTACAATAAGTAAGAATGAAAGGACTTGTGTTTGATGAGAAATATCATACCAACTGATAGCAATAGTCTTCCCATTTCTTAGAGTCACCAAATTGATTGCGTAATCTTCTATGTGGCTATTATCAGGATGAGATTGGCTATGTGGGGGAATTATACCAGatttatcaataaattcatattcCAATTGTTTATCAATATCGACCAGaatcttttgaatttcaaaataggAAAGGCTTCCTTTTTCCTTATCATGTGGTGTATTAGGTTGAGCGGACCATATAAGataatcttgatttttGTTGAGTACTCCATCATCTTTTGGTATGTCATTTTTCTCCGAGCGTCTAATGGAGTTAAGACCTTTGATAACTTCTTTAATGACtaaatcaaaatcttcCTTATGTCCACGTAATAAGttgaattcatttaatgGAGTCAtgatattcaaatattttaaagaatcCACATATTGATAATCATATGGGTCAAAAATCACGTCTAAATCATTGTCATCCATTATTGAACCTCCGAGCACAGTACTAACACTGGCGAATGTTTCCATAACTTTGAACCAACATTTGGCAACGTTAATTACTTTTGATGATTTACCAGCGTTAATCTTCTTGAACAGATCTGTTACACCCTTTAAATGTGATCTCCATTGTGAATTCattgtatatatacaatCCCATGCTAACATTATAACTGTTAAAATAATTGGTTCAATTTTATGTATAACATTGGATTCGTTCTGGAATTGTTCGCCAAGCAAACTTAAACAATGTGATAAATATGCAcagtaatttttttcatcttccaGGTTGTTAGATCTTCTATATGTGATTGAAGCACCAATGGCTAATAGAGCAGATAACAAGTACGATTCCTTCTTCGCAAATGATAGTAAAATATCTCTTAATGGATTGGCTTGCTCTTGGAAAAATGGAGCTATAGAATCTAGACAGTCATAATAAAATACTTTCAAGTACTTATCATGAATACCATCCAATTTCAACGATGTCACGTCTgtattgaatataatgGTATCGTTTATTAAGAAAGAGATTGGGACGGTACTTGGTAGTGGGGCCGGTCCCATCAATTCCGGTATAATCAGATCAGGCAAATTAAACTCATGGAAATCTTCATTCAGTAAAAAGGAATCATTCAGTTTCATATTGACCATATCATTTAGATTTTGCATCAAGAGGTTCACGTCATATCCATCCATATTACTAGGAGGGACTAAGTTAGGCACCTCTATCTTTTGAAGATCATGAAGATGAGAGTTGATGTGAGAAAAAGGTTGAGTTTCTGGATTCGTGTTTGGTAAAGTGGACTTCAGTTCGCTATTTGAATTGCTGGCCGATTCCTTGGTAGAGTCCTTGATTTCTTCACTAGAGGACTTGCTCGAACTCTTCTGCTTTCCAGAAGGCACAGGTTTATCCttgttctttcttttcttgttcttcgAGTTTAGAATGTAAACGCATTCACGGTTTAATCGTGCACACTGCCAGCATATAGGTTTGGTTTCGTCACATttcattcttcttcttttgcACTCGGTGCACCCATTTCTGGAATACTTTCTTTTAGCGATATGGCCTTTTTTATCGCTAGTTGAAGCATTTGAAGCAGATACATCTTCAGTCTTAATTATTGGCGGTGTActgttttcttttgtttcctttttgaTTTCCGCTTCAGCTGGTGAAGTCAtagttttattattgttgtacAAATAATCAAGTGGTTGTATTCTATCATTTAGAAAAGACCCTGGTATTGAATGTTTTTGATAATCGATTCTTTGGTCAACGTTATCACCTCGAAGCGATGTTGAGCTACTTTCTAGGGACGCTGGTGAGAGATAATTTCCAGGTGGGGAGAGAATGGATGAGATATCTTTTGGTGTGGGTGTATTGTTATCTTCACCAAGTAGATCCAGATTGGCAAACATGATTGCGGCTCAATAAAACGAGTATAAGAGAGGGACTATTTTTTAGAGAgcaaattcaaaatgaGTGACGATGATTCAGTATAGATAGATGCACGTTGTACTGTAGCATACAAGTATGATAGAATATTCTGCCTGCTTGTTACTTTACTTGGCGGCTATGTAcgtaataataactaataacTCTCCATCACGTACGTAACTTCAACTCACCCAagtcttttcaaaattccTCTGGAAATTTTTTACTTTGGAGTGGCGGAATTTTCAACGTACTTTTTTGCGTGAAAATTACTTATCAATCAGGACACCACATTGAAAGANNNNNNNNNNNNNNNNNNNNNNNNNNNNNNNNNNNNNNNNNNNNNNNNNNNNNNNNNNNNNNNNNNNNNNNNNNNNNNNNNNNNNNNaatgaaaaatcaaaacaaaatagTTAGCAATGCAATGGACActacaaaaaattatatcatACTAATACAGTAACAAATAACGATTACAGAAAAGAAGTCTTCCCCAAAATTTTACAATATCTAGAAATAAGTGTATCTATAAATAAGCGACTTATAACTTCAAACAAAGTATTCAATCTAATCTGATCATTATATAGGATTAATACTCACCAGTCGGTTTATCACAGCGCTTGTATCCATATATTGCGTCTTGGGGTTTTTACTTACCTTAGTCCATTCAACACCATATACTGGTTCAAACTTCAACGCCTCTTTTTTTCTCCTCGATATTCATCCCTATTTTTTCATACAACGAAATAGCCATATCCATGAATCTCCATATCTTGGATTTTTCCTGACGGCTCTTTCAAACCATTTTAAGGATGCCTGATATTGACTTTCGGAGTACAATGACATACCGATCTCCAATAAAATAGCATGGTCATTACCAGTTTTCTTTAATGCGTCTTGGAATATAGTTTTCCTTTGAGAAGCCCTCTTATTCCCTAATAACCGTATCCTTTCTACCCAAAGACCTGGACTCTTTGGAAATTTCATTAGGCCTTGATCAACAATTAATTCTGCTTGCTGGTAATTCTCTAATCTACTCTCCATCTGAGCTTTGGTTATAAGGAGAATATCTAATGTTGGGTTCTTTAAAATTGCCGTATCTAATTCGGACCTCGCTCTTATTGTATTCTTTAAGTATATCTCATCAGTACGAGCTAGATAAATCCATAATAAAGGAGAATCAGGGAGTTCCTTCGTTCCCGAGAGATAAATTTCTCGAGATGTTTTATAGTCTTTTGTATCGATATAGATTTGTCCTAATTGCAAATAAAATTTGTAgttttttggaaaatgtGGCAGACAGCTTTCTGAAAGAAATTGTATAGCTTTCTCATTCTGGCCATTATATCTTAATAGACTAGCATAGTAATAATGGAATTTCTCAACTCCTTCCGGATCATCAACACTGTTTTTCTCTAATATATTCGTTGCTAAAATTTCAGCTTCGTCAAATCTTCCTAAGGTGCATAGCAACTTGAATTTTGCAGACAATAGTTTTGAAGATTCAGGTAAAATATACAACgctttattgaaaattgacAGAGCTTTTTCCGAGTCTTGAGAATCTCTACATATTTCTTTGCCgtatttcaaaattaagtcttgattttttttgataatagAAGGGTGGGATCCGTAAAATAGAATACCATCGAATGTCGTGTACATTTCGTCCTtattatctaataaatcaCATGCCTCGATAAAGATATTCCACAGATTCAAATCAGTTTGATGGTTGATCAATAACGTtttaaaacaatataatttaGTTCGACATGGTTCGAAGgattttaattcattcaCACATTCTTCCAATGGATATTCAGCTAATATGACGCTCAATAGTGTCATGAACGTAAGtttgtatttttcttcGTCTTCCAATTTTCTGGCTTTCTCCAACCACTGTTTCAAACTTAATAGTTGTACtttgttatttttcaaatgtgaaatataattatgCAAGATGGCTGACAAATCTGCCTCCAGCAACGTTGGATTAGAcatttcttctaattgaCAATCTAGTACGCATAAATCGGCATCGTTGGGCAAATATTTTCTAGCCTTCTTTAAAGATACTTTGGCTGCTGCAGGCTCTTGTATATTAATTAAAGCCTTCCAAAGACTTAAACTTTTTGGGACAAAAGCAACTGCTCGTTCTAGGATTTTTAGTCCTTCCACTTTATCTTTTTCGTACTTAATTGCTAATTTCCAAAGCTCCTCACTATACGGCATTTCTTGTAAAGCCTTCCTAACTACTCGATATTTATTAAGGGCTTCgttttccaattcaacGCCTTTCAACCACAAAGCCACGCTTTGGGGGTTGAATCTTATTGCTGATGTCACTAAGACTTTGCAACGGTGCAAGTCAGCGCAGTGCAACCTTATATTCTCAAGCCAGAGATCGACACTTTTGGGACAATTGGAACAACCCTCTTCAGCTAAGTTCTTCGCGAGACGAAAATTTCTTGCATTATCTTCTAACTTAATAGACGCTAGCCAAGCATCTGGTTTTCGTGGTTCACTTCTCCTGTAAGATTGTAAAATTAGTCTTGTTTTCTTAATGTCATCATTGCTTGTAGGAGTAATATTGGACACATCTGTTATTAATGATTCTAATTTATCTATTATCCCAACACTACCGCTATCTGTTTGCCTCTTCAAATCGTCAAAACCAGAATCTAGCTTACGAGCCAATATCTTTTCACGTTCCTCTGTTAATTTAACTAAATCTACGGATTTCGAGATTAAAGAATCAGGAGCCGCATAAGTTTTCCtatgttgttgttcttccATTCGATTCCTTTTATTACGTCTAGTAGTATCTCCTGCCTCGGGTATGTGTAACCATTCCTCTTCAGAAACCGTGGCCAGTGAACGTTTTAGGTCTGCAAATTGATGCGGTATATCAGATATGGGATCTCTAGAAGTAGTGCTCAAATTACTAGTTTTGTGCATCCTTTTCGACGTTAACTTTTTCTCAATACCTGCAAATACTTCTTCAgcttcctcttcatcagTAGTATCTTCGATGGGAATTTCATTGGTGATATTACCTTGTAGTCTCTTCGGAAGTTTatgatttatatatttcccTCCTCTTGTAGAGAA includes:
- the PRP6 gene encoding U4/U6-U5 snRNP complex subunit PRP6 (similar to Saccharomyces cerevisiae PRP6 (YBR055C); ancestral locus Anc_3.265), which gives rise to MERPSFLDQSPPPGYVAGVGRGATGFSTRGGKYINHKLPKRLQGNITNEIPIEDTTDEEEAEEVFAGIEKKLTSKRMHKTSNLSTTSRDPISDIPHQFADLKRSLATVSEEEWLHIPEAGDTTRRNKRNRMEEQQHRKTYAAPDSLISKSVDLVKLTEEREKILARKLDSGFDDLKRQTDSGSVGIIDKLESLITDVSNITPTSNDDIKKTRLILQSYRRSEPRKPDAWLASIKLEDNARNFRLAKNLAEEGCSNCPKSVDLWLENIRLHCADLHRCKVLVTSAIRFNPQSVALWLKGVELENEALNKYRVVRKALQEMPYSEELWKLAIKYEKDKVEGLKILERAVAFVPKSLSLWKALINIQEPAAAKVSLKKARKYLPNDADLCVLDCQLEEMSNPTLLEADLSAILHNYISHLKNNKVQLLSLKQWLEKARKLEDEEKYKLTFMTLLSVILAEYPLEECVNELKSFEPCRTKLYCFKTLLINHQTDLNLWNIFIEACDLLDNKDEMYTTFDGILFYGSHPSIIKKNQDLILKYGKEICRDSQDSEKALSIFNKALYILPESSKLLSAKFKLLCTLGRFDEAEILATNILEKNSVDDPEGVEKFHYYYASLLRYNGQNEKAIQFLSESCLPHFPKNYKFYLQLGQIYIDTKDYKTSREIYLSGTKELPDSPLLWIYLARTDEIYLKNTIRARSELDTAILKNPTLDILLITKAQMESRLENYQQAELIVDQGLMKFPKSPGLWVERIRLLGNKRASQRKTIFQDALKKTGNDHAILLEIGMSLYSESQYQASLKWFERAVRKNPRYGDSWIWLFRCMKK
- the LYS14 gene encoding Lys14p (similar to Saccharomyces cerevisiae LYS14 (YDR034C); ancestral locus Anc_3.264) is translated as MFANLDLLGEDNNTPTPKDISSILSPPGNYLSPASLESSSTSLRGDNVDQRIDYQKHSIPGSFLNDRIQPLDYLYNNNKTMTSPAEAEIKKETKENSTPPIIKTEDVSASNASTSDKKGHIAKRKYSRNGCTECKRRRMKCDETKPICWQCARLNRECVYILNSKNKKRKNKDKPVPSGKQKSSSKSSSEEIKDSTKESASNSNSELKSTLPNTNPETQPFSHINSHLHDLQKIEVPNLVPPSNMDGYDVNLLMQNLNDMVNMKLNDSFLLNEDFHEFNLPDLIIPELMGPAPLPSTVPISFLINDTIIFNTDVTSLKLDGIHDKYLKVFYYDCLDSIAPFFQEQANPLRDILLSFAKKESYLLSALLAIGASITYRRSNNLEDEKNYCAYLSHCLSLLGEQFQNESNVIHKIEPIILTVIMLAWDCIYTMNSQWRSHLKGVTDLFKKINAGKSSKVINVAKCWFKVMETFASVSTVLGGSIMDDNDLDVIFDPYDYQYVDSLKYLNIMTPLNEFNLLRGHKEDFDLVIKEVIKGLNSIRRSEKNDIPKDDGVLNKNQDYLIWSAQPNTPHDKEKGSLSYFEIQKILVDIDKQLEYEFIDKSGIIPPHSQSHPDNSHIEDYAINLVTLRNGKTIAISWYDISHQTQVLSFLLIVLLKLLGIPKESPIVQQVVKRLLSFFSFLDSEAPPHNSRTCYCNFAVLIAGLNAIDEETRDVVRKYYDLNGKKFQRLTEHNLNRLEKVWYSKEGTYKMVDQDVLTW